The following coding sequences are from one Rattus rattus isolate New Zealand chromosome 11, Rrattus_CSIRO_v1, whole genome shotgun sequence window:
- the Cckar gene encoding LOW QUALITY PROTEIN: cholecystokinin receptor type A (The sequence of the model RefSeq protein was modified relative to this genomic sequence to represent the inferred CDS: inserted 2 bases in 1 codon) — protein sequence MSHSPARQHLVESSRMDVVDSLLMNGSNITXPCELGLENETLFCLDQPQPSKEWQSALQILLYSIIFLLSVLGNTLVITVLIRNKRMRTVTNIFLLSLAVSDLMLCLFCMPFNLIPNLLKDFIFGSAVCKTTTYFMGTSVSVSTFNLVAISLERYGAICRPLQSRVWQTKSHALKVIAATWCLSFTIMTPYPIYSNLVPFTKNNNQTANMCRFLLPSDAMQQSWQTFLLLILFLIPGIVMVVAYGLISLELYQGIKFDASQKKSAKEKKLSTGSGSRYEDSDGCYLQKSQPRRKLELQQLSSGSGGGRVHRIRSSSSAANLIAKKRVIRMLIVIVVLFFLCWMPIFSANAWRAYDTVSAEKHLSGTPISFILLLSYTSSCVNPIIYCFMNKRFRLGFMATFPCCPNPSPPGVRGEVGEEEDGRTIRASLSRYSYSHMSTSAPPP from the exons atgaGCCATTCACCAGCTCGCCAGCACTTGGTAGAAAGCAGCAGGATGGACGTGGTCGACAGCCTTCTTATGAATGGGAGCAACATCAC CCCCTGTGAACTCGGACTGGAAAATGAGACGCTTTTCTGCTTGGATCAACCTCAACCTTCAAAAG AGTGGCAGTCTGCACTGCAGATTCTCCTGTACTCCATCATATTCCTTCTCAGTGTGCTGGGGAACACGCTGGTTATAACGGTGCTGATTCGAAACAAGAGGATGCGGACGGTCACCAACATCTTCCTGCTGTCCCTGGCTGTCAGTGACCTCATGCTCTGCCTCTTCTGCATGCCGTTCAACCTCATCCCCAACCTGCTCAAGGATTTCATCTTTGGAAGTGCCGTGTGCAAGACTACCACCTACTTCATGG GCACTTCCGTGAGCGTTTCCACCTTCAACCTGGTAGCCATCTCTCTGGAGAGATATGGCGCCATCTGCAGACCCCTACAGTCCCGCGTCTGGCAAACAAAGTCCCATGCTTTGAAGGTCATCGCTGCCACCTGGTGCCTCTCCTTTACCATCATGACTCCGTACCCCATTTACAGCAACTTGGTGCCTTTTACTAAAAATAATAACCAGACGGCGAACATGTGCCGCTTCCTGTTGCCAAGTGACGCTATGCAGCAGTCCTG GCAAACATTCCTGCTACTCATCCTCTTTCTTATCCCTGGGATTGTGATGGTGGTGGCCTACGGATTGATCTCTCTGGAACTCTACCAAGGAATCAAATTTGATGCCAGCCAGAAGAAATCTGCTAAAG AGAAGAAGCTGAGCACTGGCAGCGGCAGCCGATATGAGGATAGTGATGGCTGTTACTTGCAGAAGTCCCAGCCCCGGAGGAAGCTGGAGCTTCAGCAGCTGTCTAGCGGCAGCGGTGGCGGCAGAGTCCACCGGATCAGGAGCAGCAGTTCAGCTGCCAACCTGATAGCCAAGAAGCGCGTGATCCGCATGCTCATTGTCATCGTGGTCCTCTTCTTCCTGTGCTGGATGCCCATCTTCAGCGCCAACGCCTGGCGGGCATATGACACGGTTTCTGCCGAGAAGCACCTCTCAGGGACTCCCAtctccttcatcctcctcctctcctacaCCTCCTCCTGTGTTAACCCCATCATCTACTGCTTCATGAACAAACGCTTTCGCCTGGGCTTCATGGCCACCTTCCCTTGTTGCCCGAATCCCAGTCCCccaggggtgaggggagaggtgggagaggaggaggatgggaggaccATAAGGGCATCGCTGTCCAGGTATTCCTACAGCCACATGAGCACCTCTGCTCCACCCCCCTGA